In Quercus robur chromosome 11, dhQueRobu3.1, whole genome shotgun sequence, the sequence AATCCCTAATCCCTATAcctctttttctatttatagccTCCCCTTAGTAGGGTTGTCATGATGAAGGGATTTTCCCATGTCAGTGGGTCCCTCTACCCCATATTCTTGATTAGATGGGACCCACTACCTACTACTAATGTGACTTCCTGGTAACTTGTGCCTAATGCCGGTTACTACTAGGTGAGTGGATTCTCCTAAGGCATTATCCCTAGTTCGCAGCAAACTCTTGGGGCATTTAGGCCGAAGATTCGATAGGCCCCTCTCGATCCGGCCCGTGGGCTAGGACAGGCCAAGCACATTGTTGCATGGGCCTACATTTCAGGACTGGGTTGACATACTTGGTCCATACAACCCCAATCCAAAAATAtatggattcttggaaagaaAGCTTGATCCACCtagttaattaaaatttggacATTTTTGGGCTTAAAGAGATTTAACCCCAAAcccattctttctttcttgtatgAGATAATGTTGATGTGGCGTGGGTTGTCAATAAAATTGTGACACATGACATGAAAAAATGTTCTCAATAACTTTACAAGCCTATAAATGTGGGAAGCCCTTTCTCCTAAAGGAAAAGCCACGAAACCAACTCCGAGAAAATTCACTATTATATACTCCTAATATTTTGTGGAATGTGGATTTTTGGGTGATGGAAGATATACTAAGTATGGATGAATATATGGTCTTAGGAAGAGAAATTTTCCTCACTAGTGAACACGCAAAACCCTAGTCGAAGGCATTTAAGGAGCATTAATACTAATTTAACTGGtacaaatgtgaaaaaaaaaatcactttccCAAATCAAGCTGATTATGATGGAAAATTTGGTCAATTAGGTTGTATGCCTTGCATTAACCAAGAGCAGATGCAAGGATGGCAAAAATTTCTTGCCCTCCTTGACCTTGTTTTGCCCCAATCCTATGCAAAAATTTCCACAGTTTTGATAAGGAGATAGGGTGGGGGACAGGTTTTGGTTGCCTTgcctcacccaaaaaaaaataaaaatagtatatattgTACATATTCAATTACCATTCCCAAAATTCATGCTTTTCTCTCTCATAAAGCTTTTAAGATTTCCtctcttgtttttgtttcatcTCTGCCTCATTTATATTTTAGCTAACTTATATGTGATGACGAAATATCTCAAAACCCATCTTAGAACTAACTTGTCTTTCATAGGTTTTTCTTACCCAAATTGGGGATATGGGGTGATGAGGATAGGGCACCCTTGGCATTCATCCCATAAATTGGGCCCCGAGGGAGCAAGTTGCCCCGAAACATGTTGTTTCCCTCTCAGTAGTGAGCAGTGATGAAGAGCTGGCCTTGGCCATTCAAAGGAACGGGTTGGGCTCTGGTTTTGTTGAACACCATTGGGCTGATaaggaatttgaattttaatgttCCCTTCATTTAATCAACccatttagtttttattatgcATCAAAATATCACAAGCTTTAGGGTATTTCTTCTCTTAaaattagggatggcaattttttccCGCCCCGCTTaacccgcccctccccgcttcgccCTCTGCGAGTTTTCCCtgccccgcaaaggtggtggggtggggatggggcaagagGATGGGTTTAAACTTTTTAGACCAACCTCGCCCCGCCCGTCCCCATCCCCTCCCCGCCCCGTGTTGCTAAgagttataattgtaaatttttcataccttaaaaccctactatttaaataaCCATATCagtattagcttattttattctacccaatgtggttctttgtctttattttgttatgtgttatactatgagattttttttttatttttttttaattttaaatatgattgttttgttaaatacttggatatattatttaattttttctaaaaattgatttgatttgatgggataaatttagttgtaattttaagtatatttttattaatgaaataggtttcattaaaaaaattgtactagttgtagagcaaattaacaaaaagtagagttttacgagGTGGGGCGGGGCTTCGCGGGGTCCCaaggggtggggatggggtgagaaagttttTCCTGCCATACGGGACGGGATGAAAATGAGGCAAGACAAAACTATACAAGGCGAAaacgaagaccccatccttcggcccgccccgccccgccccgccctgCCCTGCCCTGCCCTGCCCTGTTGCCATCCTACTTGAAATCATGATTAACGCCCTAATAATATAATTCACGCAAATGTGAATGCTTGGGTCTTTTTATTCATATTCATAATAAGCCTATTACTGTAGTCTGTAGTGAAGCGAGTGAAAAGGGCAAggccaccttcttcttcttcttcttcttcttcttctacttgtAGTTGTAGACGTTCCTAGAGACTGAAAGTGGCCAATAGTGTTTGCAATGGTTGGGGATGGGGATGGGGGCAAGAGAATAACGAGGTACTCGGACTTCGTGAAAGTTCACGGGCTGTTACTAACGGCGTCAGGGCTACCTCAGTCGCTGCACTTCCAGCTGTTCCAGAAGCTCACCTCGGAGACCTTTGACGGCGGAGCCCACTTCGCAATCGAGCCCACTTCAGATGGCCGTCAAAGGCGTCTCCTACTCACCTCCTCCGACTTCATGCCTAAGGAATCCCAAGTGTTTCTCGTCGACCATGCCTGGACTTTTCGCCTCTCCGATGCCTACAAACAGGTGCCTCACTCTCTACTTTGAAAcaccattctctctctctctctctctctctttttaatttgtttttgcaAACTCTGATtgaaatttattatgttttcaATTGGGTATTTGTAAGTCACTATCTTTTGCTCACTGACAAAGTCATTACTATCTTTtgcaatttcaattaaattgaCAGTTTGGAATGAAATTGAACTTCCGCACATTTTTCATGTACCAaagtaagagttttttttttcttttttaaacagtTGCAGGAGGTTTCAGGATTGGCTGAGAGGATGGCTGCTTTGATGTGTGTCGATATTGATTTGAATTCCAATGCTGAAGAGGCTGAGGAAGTTGTTGATGGAATTTCACATCAAAATGGTACCAAATTGAGCGTTTTTGAAGCAATGGAATGTGAAATTCATGGTGCAAAAGAGAATGGAGATGGTGCAGTCAGGTGGCTGGAGCTTGAGGAGCTTGACATTGATGATGACACGTTCTTGTCCCTTGATTTATCTAGTAGATTTCCGGTGTGACgatctttttaacttttacagGCTACATGTTATTTGagaaattttcataatattagCAGATGTGGCGTTGTTTGAATTTTGGGTGTCTATATGTTTTGCTATGCGTTAGGGTTTACTTGCACTTAGCTTGTGTGGGAACAAGCTTGAGAATGTGGAAATAATTGCTCGGGAAGTTACTAAATTCGAACAGCTAAGGGCTCTTTGGTTGAACAATAACCCAGTTGTTAAAAATTGGTATGTGGCCCTAATACTTGGAAAATTGTTACTGTTATGCACTTGTGCTTTAACTGAGTGGTTTTATATTAAGAGCGGACTGATGTATTCTTTTTCCAGTGATAGTCAGCTGGAGAATAGAGTTCTTCAAGGACTGCCAAGACTTGAAATTTACAACTCGCGTTTCACCGCTAAATTTGGTGCTTGGGCATTGGGTTTCTGTGGAGGAGTGTATGGAAAGGATAATCCAGGCAGTATCCATGAGGGTGACCATCAATTGGAGAGTGTTTCCTCTCTTGACCTTTCAAATAGATGTATTCACAATTTGATCAGTAAGGTTCGGGCGGTACTTCCTTCGCATGATTCTTCTTTGTTTATATGCTTTATTTTATCAGCAACTattatgatgataaaaaatttgaaatctagAATGTTGGAATGGGGTTGCCTTGTACTTACTTCACTgacataattttgatatttccATACCAATTTGAAGAAAAAGGGACTGAGTTTGATTTTTGGATGTACAATTTTGTGTGATTGGTTAGTCTGATGGAGTGGTCATTGCTGATCTTTTCCTAATTCCCCTTTGTCTTTTTCAGGCTTTTTCACCTGTTGAGTTGCCTTCTCTATCATACTTGAATATTCGGGGGAATCCTTTGGAACAGAATTCTGTTGCTGTCTTGTTGGAAGTCCTGAAGGAATTTCCCTGCTTACGGTCTTTGGAGGTAGTATTGTTTGATATAGCTACAATCCTATATATGCAGAGATGATTCTGTTGAAGGCAACATTGGAAAAATTTTGTGGTTCTATAGAAATTAAATTGTTTTGCAGGTGGATATTCCTGGGCCCCTTGGGGAAAGTGCCATAGATATTCTTGAATCTCTTCCTAAGCTTTCTGAACTGAATGGTGTCAATGCATCAAAAATATTAGATACTGGCAAGCATGTGATTGATTCAGTGCTTCAGCCGCGTCTTCCTGAATGGACTGCTGAGGAGCCTGTTACTGATCGCATTATAAGTGCTATGTGGCTATATTTGATGACATATAGGCTTGCAGATGAGGAAAAGATTGATGAAACCTCTGTATGGTATGCATTTAAGGATTGATGAACTTTTCTTATTGGGATAATTCGAAGTGATGATTCTTTGTTTCTGATTTCTTTTTTAGGTATGTGATGGATGAACTAGGTTCAGCATTGCGGCATAATGATGAACCAAATTTCAGGGTGGCTCCTTTTCTCTTCATGCCAGAGGGGAATCTGTCATCAGCTGTGAGGTTGTCTTTTTATccttcattttaattttctgcTTTGTTGCAGAGactatttttctcatttgtaGATGAACTTTGTAATTTCTCTCCACATGATTTTTCATGCGTGATTTATGTAAACACCTATATGATCCTTATGCACTTCGTGCATATAAATGCATGTGGAGACATCATATGCATTTTGTTTGATGCAGCTTTTCCTTTGTTGTAAATCCAATGGTACTAGCTGAATTATTGACAATTATAATTCCTGGTTATCTTTTTTCAGCTTTTCTATATTATGGCCAACCCAGAATGTTCAAAAAGGAGATGAATGCACTCGCgattttctttttggtattgGGGAGGACAAACAACGTTCTGCCAGACTTTCAGCTTGGTTCCATACGCCGcagaattattttataaaagtaTTGTCTCCGATTTCTATCTTAAATTGTGATTCACTGTTTTTATTCATTCAAACTGTGTCTTCTTGCCTAGTCTTACATGACATTAATCCTTCAGGAGTATGAGAAGCACTGTCAGAAGTTGCAATCGAAAAGTTTGATTTCTCCATCTGTACAGTCTTCTACCACTAGAAGTATACATCATACTGATGGGTCTCCTTTACGTGTGTACACTGATTTACCTCAAGTAGAAGAGTTTTTGACACGTTCGGAGTTTGTTATCAGTATGTGTTGTGTTTCATTGCTTTCAACTCCTTTATGTTATGACTTCATTTAATCAATTTATATTCTTTCATAGTTGTGTTTAGTATGTAACATCTCAATAGTGTTTTTCTGTTAAGTTATGAGATATGCATCTGCAAATATTATTAGGAATACGATAAGTATTGCCAGTTTAGTAGCAGTTATCTGCATCCTCTACTACACTGATAAGCAAAACTTAGGTGtattttttggtgtgtcagCTTTGGTTGACAacaatttatttcatatttgttgttttgatggtttttttcaattatggttttttcttttctgaaagTTTTCTTTTATGATTTGTTTTGCTTACAGTATCTGAACCAAAGGATGCTGATATTGTATGGACAAGTACCCAGGTAGATGAGGATATGAAAAAGGCTGCTGGAATAACAGATCAGCAATATATAAACCAATTTCCTTTCGAGGCTTGTCTTGTCATGAAACATCATTTGGCAGAGACTGTTCATAAGGTTAGGAAAAGCTCACTTTGCATGTGAATGCTAGCGTCAATACTCTTTCAATGAACTGACCTTTGCCTGTCAGcagttttaaattaaattgcCTACTTCTCCATGTAACTATGGCATTATGGCATGCTTGGATAATCAAGTCAAAGACAAAAACAAGGCTTGTTTTTTCTCTGCAAGAAGATCATTAACTTCGGATCTTTTTTGTTCTAACAGGCCTATGGATCTCCTGAATGGTTGCAGCCTACTTATAATCTTGAAACTCATCTATCTCAACTTATTGGTGACTATTATGTACGCAATAGAGATGGGCTTGACAATCTGTGGATCTTAAAACCTTGGAATATGGCACGAACCATTGATACAACTGTAACTGATAATTTATCCTGCATCATCCGTCATATGGAGACTGGTCCTAAAATATGCCAAAAGTATATTGAACACCCTGCTTTGTTCAATGGGAAGAAGTTTGATCTCCGTTACATAGTATTAGTTCGGAGTATAAACCCTCTAGAAATATTCCTTTCCGACGTTTTCTGGGTATGCTCATTCTTCGTTGGTGTACTACTTCCTAGATGCTTATGTGATATGAACCTGTCGTCTTTACTATCTAAAGATTAATGAAGAACAACATTTTGCATGTGAGTATCTTGGATATTGTCTTCATTTAAGATTTCCATATTAAGATTGTTCTTTCATTTTTGGTTTTCAGGTTAGATTGGCGAACAACCAATATTCTTTAGACAAGCACAGTTTTTTCGAATATGAGACCCACTTTACTGTCATGGTATGTTCTATGCATGATGGTTGAGTATCACTATATAAATTTTCTAGTTAGCACGCAGTTATGGACTAcctcccccccaccccaaagGTTTTAACCCGAAGTTTGTGTAAATAAAACCAgacaaattttgacattttatttaaaaatttaagttttcGTGCATTAAAGtaagttttaagttttgttGCATGATCAATTTATGGCCTACAGAATTATCGTGGGAGGTTTAGTCACAAGAATACACCAGAGTTTGTGACAGAGTTTGAACAGGAACATCAAGGTATGAGGGCTTGCTCATTTGAAATTGTGCTTGCCTTCCCAAGGGAATGGTCATTTGAGAACTTCTAAAAAATCATCACCTTTCTCATAACTCATGAAAATTCCTGTTTTTGTTGTAGTTAAATGGTCGGAGATCCATCTGCGAGTGAGAACAATGATTCGATCAGTCTTCGAGGCTGCTGCTGCAGTACATCCAGATATGCACAGTCCGAAATCAAGGGCTATTTATGGTGTGGATGTCATGCTTGATACCTCTTTCCAGCCAAAGTTACTGGAGGTATGTACCTGAAAGTCTGAATGCCAGCTTCGTCTTAGTATCAATTATTGTGTTCTTTTGGGTTGTTTCTATCCAATGCACTTGGCAAAATGATGAAGAGTTATGTTGTTTGTTGTGTAGGTGACTTATTGTCCCGACTGTACGAGAGCATGTAAGTATGATACCGAAGCTCTAGTTGGAGGAGAAATCAAAGGTCGTGATTTCTTTAATGATGTGTTTGGCTGTCTCTTTCTGAATGAAACTACTCATGTCAGCCCCTTGTAATTTGAATTATAGCTAATAATCTTTTTGTAACGGTCTATTTCCCATTTCTGCTTGCTATcatcatggttttttttttagataggcTATGATTGAAAGCTATTGAGTCAATtccatgattaaaaaaaaaaaaaaaaaaaaaaaaaaaattataagaacaAGATAACAACTGGTTTCTATGCTGTATGGGTGGGATTAGAACTCAAGTATTTTATTAACAGTTGAACTAATTGAAATTTTACTATGAGACAACAAAATTTAGAATTCCATAATTTTCAATGTACTTTTTGGCATTGGGACTTTAATGTGGGTTGGATATGCACATTGTTAAAATTAGCTAAATCTATTTCCTATTAGAGCATTTTCATCTTTATTGATTTTAGCATAAAAGAACctacttttttaaataaattttttattttattttacacaacaattttcaaaacatctcacatcatattatctattttatattacattttattaaaatattatatttttatcaaattttttattacttttttttaatcatctcTTCGTGTATGAGTAaagaagtattaaaaaaaatttgcatgtgAATAGCAACCATGTATATTTACTTGGTTATTATAgcaacaatgtaaatttatacacttttaattaattaatgtggGTGAATTTTTGGGCTTGAATGTGCAAGTTTAACACCTTATGCAATCCACACACAAATATAAGTGCTCTAAACATCATGAGTGATAAAAGGGATTGGATGTAACATGCTTTCTAACATTCCATTTTAGGTGATTTGAATGGAAACACTTCATTTAGAAGTTCATTaaggaatggaatagaatgtaataagtaaattataaaagaatgaaaaggaaCGAAAAGAAACATGATGTATTTAAGTAATGGGGAAGAAATGTAATAAAATTAAGCGATATTGTTTGAatgttttgaaataaaagaataaaaataaatggaaagtaagtaatcttgttttaGAGGGAGAGTAATGAAActattttatgacaatattactattgaacccttattttaaaataaattgccAAATATGTAGGGGTATTTTGtgagttttaataaaatttcttttaagccTAATTTTGTTCCCTTTGATTCATCCAAATTTtgaggaaaatgaaaatttgacattttgagGGAAATAGAGAGAAATATGTAATGTTCCATCAATTTCATTTCCTTTTACTTAAATTTCCAAATAAGAGAATGGTTTTTCAATTcctattaaaactcccaaacaagggaatagAATAAATATTTCTAAATGATTCATTTCATCCCACTTCCttcaatttcttataaatttgtAGGGGTTGAAAAGCTAGTATAAGAAGGAAAGTAATTCCCTCCGATTAACTCTCAAAAAAGGGTTAAttccccccacccaaaaaaaaagaataaaaaataaaaaataaaaagagaaggagaaacCTCTCAAATGAGAGAATGgcaagactatatatatatattcttttctttcttttccattaTTCATATTCTCCTCCCAGTTGTAACTGACTGAAATTGAAAGTGTTGGCTAGGAAAATCAGGGATCAAATTATAccattttgttgaaattaaaaggaaaataaaatagagagacCTTATGGGTGCATAATATGAGACGAGTATTTATGAATCCTCCATGGCCATGGGACAACTGAAATGAATCATTATGGACTCTTTATATCAAGAACAAAATGGGAGGATTTTTTCCACCACCTATATAGGTGGCTGCCGCgaatatattttcttctcctatcagagtaagggaaaaaaaagggcaatctataaacaaatttatatacaatCAACCATCACTTGTCAATGCTGAGTTCTTTTaacgcttcttcttcttcttcttcttcttcttcttctctctctctctctctctctctctctctctctctctcaatttaacCTAGCAGAGGAATGGAACTGAGAAACATTCAAC encodes:
- the LOC126705663 gene encoding uncharacterized protein LOC126705663, coding for MVGDGDGGKRITRYSDFVKVHGLLLTASGLPQSLHFQLFQKLTSETFDGGAHFAIEPTSDGRQRRLLLTSSDFMPKESQVFLVDHAWTFRLSDAYKQLQEVSGLAERMAALMCVDIDLNSNAEEAEEVVDGISHQNGTKLSVFEAMECEIHGAKENGDGAVRWLELEELDIDDDTFLSLDLSSRFPGLLALSLCGNKLENVEIIAREVTKFEQLRALWLNNNPVVKNCDSQLENRVLQGLPRLEIYNSRFTAKFGAWALGFCGGVYGKDNPGSIHEGDHQLESVSSLDLSNRCIHNLISKAFSPVELPSLSYLNIRGNPLEQNSVAVLLEVLKEFPCLRSLEVDIPGPLGESAIDILESLPKLSELNGVNASKILDTGKHVIDSVLQPRLPEWTAEEPVTDRIISAMWLYLMTYRLADEEKIDETSVWYVMDELGSALRHNDEPNFRVAPFLFMPEGNLSSAVSFSILWPTQNVQKGDECTRDFLFGIGEDKQRSARLSAWFHTPQNYFIKEYEKHCQKLQSKSLISPSVQSSTTRSIHHTDGSPLRVYTDLPQVEEFLTRSEFVIISEPKDADIVWTSTQVDEDMKKAAGITDQQYINQFPFEACLVMKHHLAETVHKAYGSPEWLQPTYNLETHLSQLIGDYYVRNRDGLDNLWILKPWNMARTIDTTVTDNLSCIIRHMETGPKICQKYIEHPALFNGKKFDLRYIVLVRSINPLEIFLSDVFWVRLANNQYSLDKHSFFEYETHFTVMNYRGRFSHKNTPEFVTEFEQEHQVKWSEIHLRVRTMIRSVFEAAAAVHPDMHSPKSRAIYGVDVMLDTSFQPKLLEVTYCPDCTRACKYDTEALVGGEIKGRDFFNDVFGCLFLNETTHVSPL